The Streptomyces sp. NBC_00306 sequence GAGTGAAGGGCCGAAAGCCCACCGCCCGCCGGGTCGCCTTCGCCGAGATCGCCAAGGCTCGCGTGGAGATCGAGTTCAGCCGCAAGGACAAGAAGGAAGAGGAGGCGTAGCCGTGGACATCGACGTGAAGCTCCTGAAGGGCTTGGCACAAGAGAAGGAGATCCCCTTCGACCTGCTGGTCGAGGCGATCGAGTCGGCCCTCCTCATCGCGTACCACCGCACCGACGGCAGCCGCCGTCACGCTCGTGTCGTGCTCAGCCGCGACACCGGCCATGTGACCGTGTGGGCGAAGGAGGAGCAGGCCGATCTGGAGGAGGGCCAGGAGCCCAAGGAGTTCGACGACACTCCCTCGGACTTCGGCCGTATCGCCGCCACCACCGCCCGCCAGGTCATCCAGCAGCGGCTGCGGGACGCCGAGAACGACGTCACCTTCGGCGAGTACGCCCGCCGTGAGGGCGATGTCGTCGCCGGCATGGTGCAGCAGGGCAAGGACCCGAAGAACGTCTTGGTCAAGCTGGACGACAAGCTCGAGGCGATCCTGCCGGTGCAGGAGCAGGTCCCGGGCGAGGAGTACACCCACGGTCTGCGTCTGCGCACATACGTCGTCCGGGTGGCGAAGGGCGTGCGCGGCCCGTCCGTGACGCTCTCCCGCACCCACCCCAACCTGGTGAAGAAGCTCTTCGCGCTGGAGGTCCCGGAGATCGCGGACGGCAGCGTCGAGATCGCGGCGATCGCCCGCGAGGCCGGTCACCGCACCAAGATCGCGGTCCGCTCCACCCGTTCCGGACTCAACCCCAAGGGCGCCTGCATCGGCCCCATGGGCAGCCGTGTCCGCAACGTCATGGCCGAGCTGCACGGCGAGAAGATCGACATCGTGGACTGGTCGGACGACCCCGCCGAGATGGTGGCCAACGCCCTCTCGCCGGCCCGCGTCAGCAAGGTCGAGGTCGTGGACCTCGGCGCGCGCTCGGCCCGGGTGACCGTCCCCGACTACCAGCTGTCACTGGCGATCGGCAAGGAGGGGCAGAACGCCCGTCTGGCCGCCCGTCTCACCGGCTGGCGCATCGACATCCGCCCCGACACGGAGCAGAGCGACGACCACGGCCCCGACCAGGGCTGAGGAATGCCACCGGGCTGAGCGCCGTTTTACGAACGGGGCGCCTCACCGGGATCGAGACAACGATCGTTCGATTTTTGCCCCGAAGGGGTGAGGTCGCTACGGGGAGGTAGACTTAAACGTGTCTGGCCGGACGCACGACCGCGCATGCCCTGAACGCACATGTGTGGGATGCCGGGAGCGGGCGGCCAAGAGCGATCTGCTGCGCATCGTGGTGGTCGGTGGCGAATGTGTCCCCGATGATCGCGGTACGCTGCCCGGCCGGGGTGCGTATGTACACCCCGCCTCGGTCTGTCTCGACCTGGCTGTACGCCGCCGGGCTTTCCCACGGGCCTTCCGGGCCCAGGGACCGCTCGACACGGCTGGAGTACGGCGGTATGTCGAGCAGGCAGCACCGTAAGGAAGAGAAGTACGGCACGGAACCCCGTGCGGTCAGGTACCTCGCGAGTTGGAAGTAGGTCGAGATTGCGATGAGCACTCGATGAGTACGCGATGAGTACGCCCATGAAGTAGCGACGGTCCGGCGGTAACCCGGACCTAAAAGGAGCGAAGTGGCTAAGGTCCGGGTATACGAACTCGCCAAGGAGTTCGGGGTTGAGAGCAAGGTCGTCATGGCCAAGCTCCAAGAACTCGGTGAATTCGTCCGTTCGGCGTCCTCGACGATCGAGGCGCCGGTTGTACGCAAGTTGACTGACGCACTGCAGGGGCCCGGCGGCAACGCCGGCAAGTCCGCTGCGAAGCCCGGCGCGCCTCGCAAGGCCGCGCCTTCCCCCGCAGCGGCAAACCGCGCGGGCGGTACCCCCACGCCCGGCGCGCCCTCCCCGGCGCCGTCGGCCCGTCCCGCTGCCCCCAAGCCCGGCGTCCCGGCCCCCAAGCCGGCCGCAGCCGAGGCTCCGGCGAGCAGCACTCCCTCGACCGCACCGGCTTCCGGCCCCCGCCCGGGTCCCAAGCCCGCGCCGGCCAAGCCCGCTCCGGCGGCTCCGGTGCCCGCGGCCGAGTTCTCCGCACCTGCCCCGGCGCAGCCCGCCGCGCCGCAGGCCCCCCGTCCCGGTGCCCCCGCCCCGCGTCCTGCCCGTCCGGCTCCGGCCGGCGGACAGCGCGACGGTGGTCAGCGTGACGGCGGCCAGCGTGACGGCGGCCGCGGCGGCGACCGTCCTGCCCGCCCCGCGGGCCAGGGTGGACCGCGCCCCGGTGGCAGCCGTCCGGCCGGTCCCCGTCCGGGCAACAACCCCTTCACCTCGGGTGGCTCCACCGGAATGGCGCGCCCGCAGGCGCCCCGTCCGGGTGGCGCTCCCCGTCCCGGTGGCGGCGGCGCTCCCGGCGCCCCGCGTCCGCAGGGTGGCCCCGGCGGCGCTCCCCGGCCCCAGGGCCAGGGCGGCGCTCGTCCGTCTCCCGGCGGCATGCCCCGTCCGCAGGCGCCCCGTCCGGGTGGCGGCGGCGGTCCTGCCGGTAACCGCCCGAACCCGGGCATGATGCCGCAGCGTCCTGCTGCCGGTCCCCGTCCTGGTGGCGGTCCCGGTGGCGGCGGCGGTGGCCGTGGTCCCGGCGGTGGCGGTCGTCCCGGCGGTGGCGGCGGCGGTCGTCCCGGTGGCGGCGGCGGCTTCGCCGGTCGTCCCGGTGGCGGCGGCGGTGGCGGCG is a genomic window containing:
- the nusA gene encoding transcription termination factor NusA encodes the protein MDIDVKLLKGLAQEKEIPFDLLVEAIESALLIAYHRTDGSRRHARVVLSRDTGHVTVWAKEEQADLEEGQEPKEFDDTPSDFGRIAATTARQVIQQRLRDAENDVTFGEYARREGDVVAGMVQQGKDPKNVLVKLDDKLEAILPVQEQVPGEEYTHGLRLRTYVVRVAKGVRGPSVTLSRTHPNLVKKLFALEVPEIADGSVEIAAIAREAGHRTKIAVRSTRSGLNPKGACIGPMGSRVRNVMAELHGEKIDIVDWSDDPAEMVANALSPARVSKVEVVDLGARSARVTVPDYQLSLAIGKEGQNARLAARLTGWRIDIRPDTEQSDDHGPDQG
- a CDS encoding YlxR family protein, which gives rise to MSGRTHDRACPERTCVGCRERAAKSDLLRIVVVGGECVPDDRGTLPGRGAYVHPASVCLDLAVRRRAFPRAFRAQGPLDTAGVRRYVEQAAP